CGGCCGTGTTGCCGAAACCGCCGAGAATGACGGAAATGAACGAGCGGTTCATCGCCTTGCACATGATGTAGGACAGGATCGCACCGGAGGAGCCGACCAGCGCACCGACGACGATCAGGAGATCGTTGCCGAGCGAGAAGCCGATGGCGGCCGCGGCCCAGCCCGAATAGGAGTTCAGCATCGACACCACCACCGGCATGTCGGCACCGCCGATGCCCATGATCAGGTGGTAACCGATGAAGAAGGCCAGGAGGGTCATCAGGATCAGCGTCCAGATGCCGGCCCCGTTCAGGAACAAGAGCAGCAGGATGACGCTGAGCACGGCTGCGCCGGCATTCAGCATGTGTCCGCCTGGCAGCTTTTCAGCCTTTGACGTCACCTTGCCGGCCAGCTTGCCAAAGGCGATCACGGACCCGGTGAAGGTCACCGCACCGATGAAGACGCCGAGGAACACTTCCACCCGCAGGATTGACTGCTCGATCGGGGTCTTGTGCGCCAGGATGGCGGCAAAGCCTTCCAGCGCATGCCGCTCCTCTTCGCTCATGCCGTTGACGCGGATGAGTTCGATATAGGCGTTGAAGCCGACAAAGACGGCGGCCAGACCGACGAGCGAGTGCATGGCGGCAACCAGCTGCGGCATCTCGGTCATCTGGACTTTCTGGGCGACGTAATAGCCGATGATGCCGCCGGCTGCGATCAGAATGATCGACAGGTACCAGAGGCCGGAGCCGGGTCCGATCAGGGTTGCGGCAACGGCCAGGGCCATGCCGACAATGCCATACCAGACGGCGCGTTTTGCACTTTCCTCACCGGAGAGACCACCCAGCGAGAGAATGAAGAGAACAGCCGCAACAACGTAGACGGCAGTCGTGAAACCGAATTCCATCTCTCGGCCCCCCTTAGGATTTCTGGAACATGGCGAGCATGCGCCGGGTGACTAGGAAACCGCCGAAGATGTTGATTCCGGCCATGAAGATGCTGAGCGCCGCGAGCAGGATCACCAGGAAGGAGCCGGAGCCGATCTGCATCAGGGCGCCGAGGATGATGATCGAGGAAATCGCGTTGGTGATCGCCATGAGAGGGGTGTGCAGCGAGTGGCTGACATTCCAGATCACCTGGAAGCCAACGAACACGGCCAGCACAAAGACGATAAAGTGCTGCATGAAGCTTGCCGGCGCGACGAGGCCGACCAGGAACATCAGGAGGCCGCCGATGGCCAGCAGGGTGACTTGCTGCTTGGTCTGTGCCTTGAACGCGGCGACTTCCGCGGCGCGCTTTTCCTCTGGCGTCAGTTCCTTCGGCTTTTCCTTCGACTTTGCCGCGATGGCCTGCACCTTGGGCGGTGGGGGCGGGAAGGTGATCTCGCCCTTGTAGGTGACCGTGGCACCGCGGATGACGTCGTCTTCCATGTTGTGATTGAGCTGACCGTCCTTGTCAGGCGTCAGATCGGTCATCATGTGACGGATGTTGGTGGCATAGAGCGTCGACGACTGGCTTGCCATGCGCGAGGGGAAGTCGGTGTAGCCGATGATGGTGACGCCATTGTCGGTCACCACTTTCTTGTCCATTTCCGTGCCATCGACATTGCCACCCTTTTCAGCGGCAAGGTCAACGATCACCGAACCCGGCTTCATGGCCTTCACCATGTCTTCCAGCCAGAGCTTCGGCGCTTCCCGGTTCGGGATCAGCGCGGTCGTGATGACGATGTCCATCTCCGGCGCCAGCTCGCGGAACTTGGCAAGCTGTGCTTCCCGGAACTCGGGCGAGGAGACGCTGGCATAGCCGCCGGATGCGGCGCCGTCCTGCTGTTCTTCCTCGAAATCCAGGTAGACGAATTCAGCGCCCATGGATTCGACCTGTTCGGCCACTTCCGGCCGGACGTCGAAGGCATAGGTGATGGCACCGAGGGAGGTTGATGTGCCGATGGCGGCAAGGCCGGCAACACCGGCACCGACGACGAGCACCTTGGCCGGGGGCACCTTGCCGGCTGCCGTGATCTGGCCGGTGAAGAAGCGGCCGAAATTGTTGCCGGCCTCAATGACTGCGCGATAGCCGGCAATGTTGGCCATGGACGACAGGGCGTCCATTTTCTGGGCGCGGGAGATGCGCGGCACCATTTCCATGGCGATCACGTTGGCGCCGGCCGATTTCGCGGTCTCCATTCCGGTTTCGTTGCCACCCGGATTGAAGAAGGAGATCAGCGTCTTGCCTTCGGTCAGATAGCCCAGTTCCTTGTCGTCCGGCTGGCGCACCTTGGTGACAATATCGGCTTTTTTCCAGAGGCTCGGAGCCGTCTTGACGATCTCGACACCGGCTTCCTGATAGGCTTCGTCGGAAAATCCGGCTGCCTTGCCGGCTCCGCTCTGCACGATGCAGGCATATCCGAGTTTCTGGAGTTGCTTGGCGGACTCCGGGGTCATCGCCACGCGATTCTCGCCGGGGAATGTTTCCTTCGGCGTGCCGATTATCAGGGCTTCTGGCATTCGTCGCTCCCACAAGGTGATGAGGAATTGGCCTCAAACGGAAGGCAAGCGACAGGTCCGGTGAAACGAATTTCCCCCGCAGCGCCCGCTCCCCCGCAAACGTGTAGCGAATTTAGAGACGAAAAAAATACTTATGACAAGGTGTGTTTGCTCTTAATTTGCACGGTATTACCGCACTGCACCCTGAGAGCAGCCCGAAATAAATATCAATGGCGGGGCGCAATTCGCGCGTCGGATTCTGAAGGGATTGGAGTTGCTGAGCCGGAATACTCGCAAACGCTCCGGAATTAGTAATTTTTACCCCCTGGGGGTAAATAGTTGGATCAAATGCCTAATTTTTAATCGTGTGAACATTTTGGGAGACGGGCGGCAAAGCGACCGCCCATCTCCAACTGAAATTATTCTGCCGCGTTTTCCACGGCTGCCTTGGCATCCAGATCTGCGGCGTCATGACGCTCCGGAACCTGTTCGTGATCCTCGCCCCAGGTCTTGTTGACCTTGCGCCCGCGGATAACGGCCGGGCGGGCATCGATCTTTTCGGCCCACGCAAGCAGGTTCTTGTATTCGTGGACCGACAGGAACTCGGCTGCGTCATAAGCGCGGCCAAGCACCATGCCGCCATACCAGGGGAAGATCGCCATGTCGGCGATGGAATAGTCATCACCGGCAATATAGGGGCGGTCCGCCAGAGCAGTGTCGAGCACATGCAGCTGGCGTTTCGTTTCCATGGCGAAGCGGTCGATCGGATATTCGAACTTCTCCGGCGCGTAAGCATAGAAATGGCCGAAGCCACCGCCGAGATAAGGAGCCGAGCCCATCTGCCAGAACAGCCAGTTGAGCGTTTCCGTCCGCTTGGCTGGATCTTTTGGCAGGAACTCTCCGAATTTTTCGGCGAGGTAAAGAAGGATGGAACCGGATTCAAAGACGCGGGTCGGTGTTTCTGTGGACCGGTCAACAAGCGCCGGGATCTTGGAATTCGGATTGGCACCGACAAAGCCGCTGGAGAACTGATCGCCTTCACCGATCTTGATCAGCCAGGCATCATACTCGGCGTCCTTGTGCCCGAGCGCCAGCAGTTCTTCCAGCATGATCGTGACCTTGACGCCGTTGGGCGTAGCCAGGGAATAGAGTTGCAGCGGATGTTTGCCGACCGGGAGATCCTTCTCGTGTGTCGCCCCGGAAACCGGACGGTTGATGCTGGCCCACTGGCCTCCGCTGGGTTCTTCCCAGGTCCAGACTTTCGGCGGTGTGTAGGTTGGATCGCTCATGGGCGGGTCTCCGCAAGACTATTCATGGATCAGATGCATGGATGGAGTGCAGACTGACCTGATCCATCGCAATCTTACGATCAAATAGGTTGGCCGGGAGCATTTGTTAAGGGCAATCCTGCAATTTCTTCAGATTGCCGCGGATTATACCAACAAGGCTTCTTCGAAGGGGAACTCGGACAAGAGATCAACCCCCGTCTCCGTGATGAGAACCTGCTGTTCCAGCTTGACGCCTTCCCTGCCGCCGTCTTCGCCGATGAAGCTTTCCACACAAAGTGTCATGCCCGGCTCGATGGTGCCGTCATATCCTGCATCCGGAAAATCTCCGTGGTGATAGAGGTAGGGGTATTCGCCTGTCATGCCGCAGCCATGGGCTGAAAGATAGTAGCGGTGGGCATAGTATTTGTCCGGAATGTCCCAGGCCCGGTCGGCATAATCGCGGAAACTCATGCCGGGTTTCAGGATGCCCATATTGTGGTGCACCTGCTCATGGGCAACCTTGTAGAGTTCCTTCTGAAGATCCGTAGGCTGATCGGGACCGGAATGGAACGTGCGCGAGAAATCGGCATAGTAGCCGTGGCAGCCAACGACATCCGTGTCGAGCGCGATCAGTTCATTGGCTCCGATGACATTGTCAGAGGTCTCCTGGAACCAGGGATTGGTGCGTGCGCCGGCATTCAGCAGCCGGGTTTCGACGTAATCCCCGTTCTGCTCGATGATGGACTTGTGCAGAACCGACCAGAGTTCGGCTTCGGTCAGTCCGGGGCGGATTGCGGCGCGCAGCTTGCCAACCCCGATTTCCGTGGCGCGCAGCGAGGCGATCACGCATTTCATCTCTTCGGGAGACTTGATTGCCCGAGCCCTTTCGACCGGCTGCTGGGCATCGACAACGTGAAGGCCTGCCTCTTTCAACGCGATCGCTGCGCCAGCGTTGAGACGTTCCACGCCGACCACGGCCCGGGTTTCGCCGGTCAGCTCCCGGATCGTATCGGCCATCTCTGCGGCCCATGCGCGTTCCCGGTCCGCTATGTGCGGACCGGCAGCTACGAAACTGGCAGTTCTGGAGGGGCGGACTTCATCGACCGTTTCAAAACCTTCACCGAGATGCAGGCAACCGGTAAACTCGAACAGGATCGCTCGGGTCTGTGTCATCAGCAGGTAGCGCGACGGCGCGTTGCGCATGGAGAAGACCTGCATGTTGCGTGTCCCGGTCGCGTAGCGGATGTTGACGGGATCCGACAGGATGACGGCATCGACCTCGTATTCTGCCATTTGCTGACGCACCCGCGTCTGCCTGTAGCCACGCACGGCGACGAGATCGATATCGTCATTGGCCGGAGCCCGGTCCAGTTGCGCCAGTCCATCAAGATCACTGCGCTCTGCATGCCAGTCCAGTTCAGCCATCTGAAAGTGCTCCATTGTCCTTTCAGGAATGATGACAGGTCCTGTAGATCTTGGAACAATTGAAAAAGTCCGGAATTGAGATAACTTTCTGGAATGTATGGTTTTCGGAAATCCTTGCCGCCACTCGACACGCTGGTCTTTTTTGAAGCCGCCATGCGGCATCAGAGTTTCACTGATGCGGCCGATGAGTTGTTTGTGACCCAGGCAGCGGTCAGCAAACGTATTCGGCGGCTGGAGGATTGGCTCGGCGTGGAGCTGTTCGAAAGGGCCGGGCGCCGCCTGGTGCCGACGGAAGCGGGCCTTTATCTCGCCGACAAGGCCGGCATGACGCTCGACTATCTCGATCAGGCGCTGCGCGCACTCAAGGTGCCCAGCCAGCC
This genomic interval from Labrenzia sp. VG12 contains the following:
- a CDS encoding Xaa-Pro peptidase family protein, which gives rise to MAELDWHAERSDLDGLAQLDRAPANDDIDLVAVRGYRQTRVRQQMAEYEVDAVILSDPVNIRYATGTRNMQVFSMRNAPSRYLLMTQTRAILFEFTGCLHLGEGFETVDEVRPSRTASFVAAGPHIADRERAWAAEMADTIRELTGETRAVVGVERLNAGAAIALKEAGLHVVDAQQPVERARAIKSPEEMKCVIASLRATEIGVGKLRAAIRPGLTEAELWSVLHKSIIEQNGDYVETRLLNAGARTNPWFQETSDNVIGANELIALDTDVVGCHGYYADFSRTFHSGPDQPTDLQKELYKVAHEQVHHNMGILKPGMSFRDYADRAWDIPDKYYAHRYYLSAHGCGMTGEYPYLYHHGDFPDAGYDGTIEPGMTLCVESFIGEDGGREGVKLEQQVLITETGVDLLSEFPFEEALLV
- the yghU gene encoding glutathione-dependent disulfide-bond oxidoreductase, coding for MSDPTYTPPKVWTWEEPSGGQWASINRPVSGATHEKDLPVGKHPLQLYSLATPNGVKVTIMLEELLALGHKDAEYDAWLIKIGEGDQFSSGFVGANPNSKIPALVDRSTETPTRVFESGSILLYLAEKFGEFLPKDPAKRTETLNWLFWQMGSAPYLGGGFGHFYAYAPEKFEYPIDRFAMETKRQLHVLDTALADRPYIAGDDYSIADMAIFPWYGGMVLGRAYDAAEFLSVHEYKNLLAWAEKIDARPAVIRGRKVNKTWGEDHEQVPERHDAADLDAKAAVENAAE
- a CDS encoding NAD(P)(+) transhydrogenase (Re/Si-specific) subunit beta gives rise to the protein MEFGFTTAVYVVAAVLFILSLGGLSGEESAKRAVWYGIVGMALAVAATLIGPGSGLWYLSIILIAAGGIIGYYVAQKVQMTEMPQLVAAMHSLVGLAAVFVGFNAYIELIRVNGMSEEERHALEGFAAILAHKTPIEQSILRVEVFLGVFIGAVTFTGSVIAFGKLAGKVTSKAEKLPGGHMLNAGAAVLSVILLLLFLNGAGIWTLILMTLLAFFIGYHLIMGIGGADMPVVVSMLNSYSGWAAAAIGFSLGNDLLIVVGALVGSSGAILSYIMCKAMNRSFISVILGGFGNTAGPAMEVEGEQIAIDSDGVVAALEDADSVIIVPGYGMAVAQAQQNVAELTRRLRAKGKEVRFAIHPVAGRLPGHMNVLLAEAKVPYDIVLEMDEINEDFPETDVAIVIGSNDIVNPAAQEDPNSPIAGMPVLEVWKSKQVFVSKRGQGTGYSGIENPLFYKENTRMYYGDAKASLDKLLTQIS
- a CDS encoding Re/Si-specific NAD(P)(+) transhydrogenase subunit alpha — translated: MIIGTPKETFPGENRVAMTPESAKQLQKLGYACIVQSGAGKAAGFSDEAYQEAGVEIVKTAPSLWKKADIVTKVRQPDDKELGYLTEGKTLISFFNPGGNETGMETAKSAGANVIAMEMVPRISRAQKMDALSSMANIAGYRAVIEAGNNFGRFFTGQITAAGKVPPAKVLVVGAGVAGLAAIGTSTSLGAITYAFDVRPEVAEQVESMGAEFVYLDFEEEQQDGAASGGYASVSSPEFREAQLAKFRELAPEMDIVITTALIPNREAPKLWLEDMVKAMKPGSVIVDLAAEKGGNVDGTEMDKKVVTDNGVTIIGYTDFPSRMASQSSTLYATNIRHMMTDLTPDKDGQLNHNMEDDVIRGATVTYKGEITFPPPPPKVQAIAAKSKEKPKELTPEEKRAAEVAAFKAQTKQQVTLLAIGGLLMFLVGLVAPASFMQHFIVFVLAVFVGFQVIWNVSHSLHTPLMAITNAISSIIILGALMQIGSGSFLVILLAALSIFMAGINIFGGFLVTRRMLAMFQKS